From Parasphaerochaeta coccoides DSM 17374, a single genomic window includes:
- the mnmE gene encoding tRNA uridine-5-carboxymethylaminomethyl(34) synthesis GTPase MnmE, giving the protein MMENYRTDDDIFALATPWGESALAVVRTSGPRAVEKSCLMFSRPGALRAVGTAGLVHGFLMDRLTGEKVDEVMASVYREGHGYTGEEAVEFSCHGSLDGIKRILRLCADTGFRPASPGEFTFRAFIHGRMDLTKAEAVQELVSARSSRARVMALDRLGGALFSRIEQFKQQVLTILSGIEVQLDYAEDEIGGDTGFPVGESIATATALENLAASWHAGQLYGSGARVVLAGATNAGKSSLFNLLLKDERAIVSDIHGTTRDYLEVEAEIDGIPVRLYDTAGLRESADTIEGEGMRRTMHLMEQADIIVLVKDGSVEKQSQEEYIHEDDNRLIVVHNKSDLRSKPLELSGLWISVKKGEGISALVEAIALRLRSRVPENGDEALVIESNRQRDGLYAAAQALRRAAAMDASGVPLDIVAAELHAALRSLGELTGEVTSEDVLERIFSGFCVGK; this is encoded by the coding sequence ATGATGGAAAACTATCGTACCGATGATGATATATTCGCTTTAGCCACACCATGGGGAGAGAGTGCCCTTGCCGTGGTCAGAACCAGCGGTCCCCGTGCCGTGGAGAAGTCGTGCCTGATGTTCAGTAGGCCGGGAGCCCTCCGTGCGGTGGGTACGGCGGGACTGGTTCATGGCTTCCTTATGGACAGGCTGACCGGAGAGAAAGTTGATGAAGTCATGGCCTCCGTATATCGTGAAGGACACGGATATACAGGGGAAGAAGCGGTGGAGTTCTCCTGCCATGGCAGTTTGGATGGCATCAAGCGTATACTGCGCCTCTGTGCCGACACAGGCTTCCGACCCGCTTCACCCGGTGAGTTCACCTTCCGCGCTTTCATCCACGGACGGATGGATTTGACCAAGGCGGAAGCAGTGCAGGAACTGGTCTCAGCCCGTTCCTCCCGTGCCCGCGTCATGGCCTTGGACAGACTGGGCGGCGCGTTGTTCTCCCGTATAGAGCAGTTCAAGCAACAGGTTCTCACCATATTAAGCGGCATTGAGGTACAACTGGATTACGCGGAAGATGAAATAGGCGGTGATACCGGATTCCCGGTAGGAGAGTCGATTGCAACAGCCACGGCTCTGGAGAATCTCGCGGCATCATGGCATGCCGGGCAATTGTATGGTTCCGGTGCGCGGGTCGTCCTGGCGGGAGCGACAAACGCGGGAAAAAGCTCTTTGTTCAATCTCCTGCTCAAGGATGAACGGGCCATTGTCAGCGACATCCATGGGACGACACGGGACTATTTGGAAGTGGAGGCTGAGATAGACGGCATCCCCGTCCGCCTGTACGATACGGCAGGGTTGCGGGAATCGGCGGACACCATTGAGGGTGAAGGCATGCGCCGCACCATGCATCTCATGGAGCAGGCGGACATCATTGTCCTGGTGAAGGATGGTTCCGTGGAGAAGCAAAGCCAGGAAGAATATATCCATGAGGATGACAACCGTCTCATAGTCGTACACAACAAATCTGATTTGCGCTCCAAGCCTTTGGAACTGTCGGGGTTGTGGATTAGCGTGAAGAAGGGAGAAGGAATATCTGCCTTGGTGGAAGCCATCGCATTACGGCTTCGTTCACGTGTCCCTGAAAACGGAGATGAGGCTTTGGTCATAGAATCAAACCGCCAGCGTGATGGCCTGTACGCAGCCGCGCAAGCTCTGCGCCGTGCCGCCGCCATGGATGCTTCCGGCGTTCCGCTTGACATTGTGGCGGCGGAACTGCACGCGGCTCTCCGTTCCTTGGGAGAACTGACCGGAGAAGTGACCAGTGAGGATGTGCTGGAAAGGATATTCTCTGGATTCTGCGTCGGCAAATGA
- a CDS encoding EF-P lysine aminoacylase GenX: MRIDLPASIAPSIAPLRGFIHRAHRVHPMISTCQTSTTARIVMPMTKAFAIGSSRFNFQAAKQRSRLLKAMRSWFDSHGYLEVDTPLLSPDLIPEPTIHTFATTFSHEFLGSREFYLVPSPEVFMKKLLAAGSGSIYQFSHCFRNNEQIGSHHNPEFTMLEYYTLDADEQDSMALTEELLAATAPKNCPDHLLPPFRKMSMAAACHAYAGIDLEKNQDVRDLRRAALRLGLSLPEEPESWEDTFNRIFLTFVEPSLPQDKPLVLDKYPIQIECLAAEDETGPWRKRWEMYAGGVELANCYDEMRDAQKIRAYYRKEYAKLSTERSQNGAVIPDADLSFADIFTKDFPRCSGVAMGMDRLLMLQTGITSLKGVILFPFPAMLGDG, translated from the coding sequence ATGCGCATAGACCTTCCAGCTTCCATTGCACCCTCCATTGCTCCATTGCGGGGCTTCATCCATAGGGCGCACAGGGTTCATCCGATGATCAGCACTTGCCAGACGAGTACCACAGCACGTATAGTGATGCCCATGACGAAAGCATTTGCCATCGGTTCATCCCGCTTTAATTTCCAAGCCGCCAAACAGCGTTCCCGACTTCTGAAAGCAATGCGTTCATGGTTCGACTCTCACGGTTATCTTGAGGTGGATACGCCTCTCCTTTCGCCGGACTTGATACCTGAGCCGACCATCCACACATTCGCGACCACTTTCTCCCATGAGTTCCTTGGTTCAAGGGAATTTTACCTGGTGCCTTCCCCGGAAGTCTTCATGAAGAAGCTGCTGGCCGCAGGTTCGGGCAGTATTTATCAGTTCTCCCATTGTTTCCGCAACAATGAGCAGATTGGCAGCCACCATAACCCTGAGTTCACCATGCTCGAATATTACACCTTAGATGCCGATGAACAAGACTCCATGGCTCTGACAGAGGAACTCCTCGCCGCTACGGCCCCAAAAAACTGTCCAGATCATTTGCTCCCGCCCTTCCGCAAGATGAGCATGGCCGCAGCCTGTCACGCTTATGCGGGCATCGACCTGGAGAAGAACCAAGATGTCCGCGACTTGCGCCGGGCAGCTCTCAGACTTGGCTTGAGCTTGCCGGAAGAACCGGAATCATGGGAAGATACCTTCAACCGCATCTTCCTCACCTTTGTGGAACCCTCCCTTCCCCAAGACAAGCCCTTGGTGCTGGACAAGTATCCTATCCAGATTGAATGTCTTGCCGCTGAGGACGAAACGGGGCCATGGAGGAAACGATGGGAGATGTATGCCGGTGGAGTTGAGCTGGCTAATTGCTATGATGAGATGCGCGATGCACAGAAAATCAGGGCGTATTACCGGAAGGAATACGCAAAACTGTCCACGGAACGCTCGCAAAACGGAGCAGTAATCCCCGATGCTGATCTTTCTTTCGCAGATATTTTCACCAAGGACTTCCCCCGTTGCTCTGGCGTAGCCATGGGGATGGACAGGTTGCTCATGCTACAGACTGGAATTACATCGCTCAAGGGGGTGATTCTTTTTCCTTTTCCTGCTATGCTGGGCGATGGTTAA
- the efp gene encoding elongation factor P produces MIKAGQIEKGTALLIKGQPFVCIEREFVNPGKGSAFVRLKLKSPSTGQTLSETMKTQDNAEDIVVRDNDCQYLFNDGENFHFMLTETYEQIEVPMASFPDYQYIMKDGDTYRCTFWEEQILDIQIPSKVVFTVAEAEEAVKGDTVQGATKYVTTETGLKVRVPIFIKLGEKIRVNTETKEYLERVNN; encoded by the coding sequence ATGATCAAAGCAGGTCAAATCGAAAAAGGCACAGCGTTGCTTATCAAAGGGCAGCCTTTTGTATGCATCGAACGCGAGTTCGTCAATCCCGGAAAAGGAAGCGCGTTCGTGCGTCTCAAGCTGAAAAGTCCCTCCACAGGCCAGACGCTGAGCGAGACGATGAAAACCCAGGACAATGCCGAGGACATCGTTGTCAGAGACAATGACTGCCAGTATTTGTTTAACGATGGCGAGAATTTCCACTTCATGCTCACCGAGACATATGAGCAGATTGAGGTTCCCATGGCGTCTTTCCCCGACTACCAGTACATCATGAAGGACGGGGATACATACCGCTGTACGTTCTGGGAGGAGCAAATCCTCGACATCCAGATACCCAGCAAGGTCGTCTTTACCGTTGCCGAGGCCGAGGAAGCGGTCAAGGGTGATACTGTCCAGGGTGCCACGAAGTATGTGACCACCGAAACCGGCCTCAAGGTTCGCGTTCCCATCTTCATCAAACTGGGTGAGAAAATCCGCGTGAACACCGAGACAAAGGAATACTTGGAACGGGTGAATAACTGA
- a CDS encoding KamA family radical SAM protein, with the protein MDEKGQSHGRGSMAVKAFARKQGIVLTEKEQAWEKDGTSPPFGVSTYYASLITPSDSDDPIRRQILPTSCEMMYSPGESEDPLAEEEHSVTSRLIHRYAERVAFLVTDACAVYCRHCFRRRFTGTQRGPATTEDIIAAARYVGAHQEVKEILFTGGDMFTLSNEKIDALIGEFRAVRPDLIIRLCSRVPVVLPSRITDGLMAVMKKHSSAPFFLMVQFNHPRELTAQSREATARFIDAGIPVFNQSVLLRGVNDDAGILEELCNGLLAARIKPYYLFQGDLVEGTAHLRVPLEKGLALVKELRRRLSGLAMPVYAVDLPEGGGKVPVDSMYLKGRDSDGAWVFETPDGGERRYRDPEV; encoded by the coding sequence ATGGATGAAAAAGGACAGTCCCACGGCAGGGGCAGCATGGCGGTGAAGGCTTTTGCCCGGAAACAGGGCATTGTGCTGACAGAAAAAGAACAGGCGTGGGAGAAGGACGGGACATCACCCCCGTTCGGTGTCAGTACGTATTATGCTTCCCTTATCACGCCGTCCGATTCCGATGATCCTATTCGCCGCCAAATCCTGCCGACATCCTGCGAGATGATGTACAGTCCGGGTGAAAGCGAAGATCCCCTTGCGGAGGAAGAACATTCGGTGACCAGTCGCCTGATTCATCGTTACGCGGAAAGGGTGGCTTTCCTTGTCACCGATGCGTGCGCTGTATACTGCCGCCATTGCTTCCGGCGGCGATTCACCGGCACGCAGCGCGGCCCTGCCACCACAGAAGATATCATAGCGGCGGCGAGGTATGTGGGAGCGCACCAGGAAGTGAAGGAAATCCTCTTTACCGGAGGGGATATGTTCACTCTGTCCAATGAGAAGATTGACGCACTGATCGGAGAGTTCCGCGCCGTCCGGCCTGACCTCATAATCCGCCTTTGCTCCCGTGTGCCGGTGGTCTTGCCATCACGGATTACGGATGGTCTGATGGCTGTCATGAAGAAACACTCCAGTGCCCCGTTTTTTCTCATGGTTCAGTTCAACCATCCCCGTGAATTGACAGCCCAGTCCCGTGAGGCGACCGCCCGTTTCATTGATGCGGGAATCCCGGTGTTCAACCAGAGCGTCCTGCTTCGTGGAGTGAACGATGACGCGGGAATCCTGGAAGAACTATGCAATGGGTTGCTGGCCGCCAGAATCAAGCCATATTATCTCTTTCAGGGAGATTTGGTGGAGGGTACTGCCCATCTGCGAGTACCGCTGGAAAAAGGATTGGCTTTGGTGAAGGAGCTGCGTCGTCGGCTTTCCGGTTTGGCTATGCCGGTTTATGCGGTCGATTTGCCTGAGGGTGGGGGCAAAGTGCCTGTGGACAGCATGTACTTGAAAGGCAGGGATTCGGACGGGGCATGGGTTTTTGAGACACCGGACGGCGGAGAACGGCGTTATCGGGATCCGGAAGTATAA
- a CDS encoding MFS transporter encodes MQQEHKEKKGLKGYYKTTFLIGLGFFTMGLMDPLYDTFVPQFLGRYIESNGVIGTVMTLDNVLAIFLIPIFAALSDRTRTRIGRRMPYIVTLLPLAAIAFGIIPVTALTSLSILILTIFLLNIFKQAVRGPVVALMPDMVPGDLRSEANGVINTMGGVATIVGTLGLSLLMNVPVSLPGFSEPQKNILSFPVATILIILAVVLLFVFVKEKKAEPTTGDTKEKEKTPILRSIGFVFKEKDKSALFILLSLLTWFIGYQGVLPFLGKYSSEVLGATGGLSAFGAGMVGIAYAIFAIPSGVMAHRYGRKKTIRLALVALVAVLLLLFVHSFVTGGLAAMPRLASFWVLLFCFGIFWVTIVTNSFPMLWQMASFETIGIYTGLYYFFSQLASIIAPPITGFLIDISSYSVLFIFAAVCMALACFFMSKVKRGEPDDKPVEQPS; translated from the coding sequence ATGCAGCAAGAACACAAAGAAAAAAAAGGGTTGAAAGGCTATTACAAGACGACTTTCCTCATTGGCCTGGGATTTTTCACCATGGGCCTGATGGATCCCCTGTATGATACCTTTGTCCCGCAGTTCCTGGGACGGTACATTGAAAGCAATGGTGTCATTGGCACTGTCATGACGCTGGACAATGTCCTGGCAATCTTCCTCATCCCCATCTTTGCCGCGCTTAGTGACAGGACGCGCACACGCATCGGACGCAGGATGCCATACATCGTGACGCTTTTGCCGCTTGCGGCCATTGCTTTCGGCATCATTCCCGTCACCGCCCTGACTTCCTTGTCAATCCTTATCCTGACTATCTTCCTGCTCAATATCTTCAAGCAGGCTGTACGGGGTCCTGTGGTTGCCCTGATGCCCGATATGGTTCCCGGAGACCTGCGGAGCGAGGCCAACGGCGTCATCAACACAATGGGCGGTGTCGCCACTATCGTCGGCACGCTGGGACTGTCTCTCCTAATGAATGTCCCCGTGTCCCTGCCAGGATTCAGCGAACCTCAGAAGAACATACTTTCCTTTCCCGTAGCAACAATCCTGATCATCCTTGCAGTCGTGTTGCTCTTTGTTTTTGTAAAGGAAAAGAAAGCTGAACCCACCACCGGAGACACAAAGGAGAAAGAAAAGACTCCCATTTTACGGTCGATAGGCTTTGTCTTCAAGGAAAAAGACAAGAGCGCGCTGTTCATACTTCTCTCACTGTTGACATGGTTCATCGGCTACCAGGGAGTGCTGCCTTTCCTGGGCAAGTATTCCAGTGAAGTTCTGGGTGCCACAGGCGGTCTTTCAGCCTTTGGAGCTGGCATGGTGGGCATTGCCTACGCTATCTTTGCCATTCCTTCCGGCGTCATGGCACACAGGTACGGACGGAAAAAGACGATACGTCTGGCATTGGTCGCGCTGGTCGCTGTCCTTCTCCTGCTGTTCGTCCATTCTTTCGTTACGGGGGGCTTGGCTGCCATGCCGCGTCTGGCCAGCTTCTGGGTGTTGCTGTTCTGTTTCGGCATCTTCTGGGTCACAATCGTCACCAACAGTTTCCCTATGCTCTGGCAGATGGCGTCCTTCGAGACAATCGGCATCTATACGGGGCTGTACTACTTCTTCAGCCAACTGGCTTCCATCATTGCTCCGCCGATCACCGGTTTCCTGATTGACATTAGCAGCTACAGCGTCCTGTTCATCTTCGCCGCCGTTTGCATGGCTCTGGCCTGCTTCTTCATGAGCAAGGTGAAGCGGGGAGAACCGGATGATAAGCCTGTGGAACAGCCTTCCTGA
- a CDS encoding lysoplasmalogenase, with amino-acid sequence MSVYIILVFTSYIIASIVNVWGRHKRDDLNNYLSKPLLMPLLAIGYALVAGSHMSWIIIAALVLCAIGDVFLMLPEKKADKPVLFPLGMLAFMSGHLCYFSWYVMYTRSAGFTGAWATGIFAFLAGIAVIVIILKKLNAGKFLPLFVLYTVIIMLNVAGAIGTWGTGSISGTVLCTVGAFLFVFSDAMIAFDVLGKPMGGPDVVMITYTIAQLMLVVGIITLSV; translated from the coding sequence ATGTCTGTTTACATCATCTTGGTTTTTACTTCTTATATCATCGCCAGCATTGTGAATGTGTGGGGACGCCATAAAAGGGATGACCTGAACAACTATCTGAGCAAGCCGTTGCTCATGCCTTTGCTGGCAATCGGTTATGCCCTTGTAGCGGGGTCACACATGTCATGGATCATTATTGCCGCTCTCGTCCTCTGTGCCATCGGAGACGTATTTCTCATGCTTCCAGAGAAAAAGGCAGATAAACCTGTGTTGTTTCCCCTGGGCATGCTGGCTTTCATGTCCGGACATCTCTGCTATTTCTCATGGTACGTGATGTACACACGAAGCGCGGGTTTCACCGGCGCATGGGCAACAGGTATTTTTGCCTTCCTTGCCGGCATCGCCGTTATTGTCATCATTCTCAAGAAACTGAACGCAGGAAAATTCCTGCCCCTTTTTGTCCTCTATACTGTCATAATCATGCTGAATGTCGCGGGCGCCATAGGAACCTGGGGAACAGGATCCATATCCGGTACTGTTCTCTGCACAGTAGGCGCGTTTCTCTTTGTATTCTCCGACGCCATGATTGCCTTCGATGTATTGGGGAAGCCCATGGGAGGCCCCGATGTAGTGATGATCACCTACACAATTGCCCAGCTGATGCTGGTCGTAGGCATAATCACGTTATCAGTCTGA
- a CDS encoding fimbrillin family protein: MRKSPIAVLALVMLVLVLSSCIQDLHPPVAQKEGIAFSTRVAGNPDGSWTWEEGDEIGLYMVSTGTDVNPANILNSVVNYPYTYDSLTGKFWGDAFFPADGTEVGLFAYYPYRNTPILNGGSAYIYKVDVREQEDPYEDDLIFARVDGVGKDVPVDVDLTFQHKLSKLTLVISAGEGLETSDLAGLSVVYQSMPTMAEINFEDGSISNRQTDAAGGKVPVNAVGTAGVAIIVPHDGVTYPHRKMVFTLTSTGKTYTWNIPDAKVFEAGYHSTYSVKLTGWGIDVEPVGVTAWTDGGNGSFKQENIPDYTGTGLQTDPYMIYTAYGLMHLLATYGSTADIYYELARDIELGEYLAANSLTWPAINFMGKFDGKGHVVNGLRITSSSVNVGFFASMAISASVYNLGLTNVVVKGTDTGFSEVGGLAGVNEGTIEDCFVSGYVESLAATGYTGGLVGLNFHGTIMRSASYATVEGGAYAGGLVGFHEVGYIEDSEVIAERVRGTQFSGGLAGKIVDQSVITGSHAIVRNVNSSMVNGYAGGFAGAADLSEITNSYAVVDYVSALQAGGFVGLNEQTNISFSSDRVDTIVGTVEGRYYAGGFVGKADNSTIEDVSVVFGRVIATGYLSGDTSTGSAGGFAGYLTGSGSNTLRGSARGRNASSRVEGWKNAGGFVGFMDSGAVVGNSSVDMSGGTVMLASGANTPAAYVGGFVGCYSFATISDSTANVGLLDAKNENIYNAGGFVGYMNYTEVDEDTSMLGLSVTIGSIESTAFRTGGFVGFLHGEDKDNEVSINGLVANIGSIVVTDSGNDESAGGFIGVLIGASISMTDSIVTIGSLNSDAGYTGGFIGQMEGGAISHTNSTVGTPIASIGDITVTDSAFYVGGFAGSSVAGEVSHVTVVVDGSITGGAAGHIGGFVGKISDGTTLTSITAIVNGSIEGGAGSAIGGFAGSLTEGTVVESSVLVSGDITGSAAHVGGFVGSVWWILEVDKGSVHVLGDIIGGEWVGGFAGYMYGEDSVISNSRAEVGGDIRGTRNVGGFVGGIPHDEALVTGLLLIEKSAAIIHGGILYEGSDTSYTSGAGGFIGLLGYADIKESYARIDGEVTGGSATAAGGFIGYDHRGNVEDSFVRVSKVMGSGSVGGFYGVMQSSGSGLIKNVYVVVEYVEGITYVGGFAGYVNANFENLRSIVAIITEHVEASQHDPKVGAFAGGVSTNPNNTTYARYVSELYAPGTVPELRYTGVNQAPVIAESVVTPKPNMTFQEATFWSTSANWPSAPWNSTIWEFDTPDGYPVLKNAPAPSAP, from the coding sequence ATGAGGAAGTCCCCTATAGCAGTGCTGGCTCTTGTTATGCTCGTATTAGTGCTATCCTCCTGCATCCAGGATTTACATCCGCCGGTCGCTCAGAAGGAGGGCATAGCCTTCTCCACTCGTGTAGCGGGGAATCCTGACGGCTCATGGACGTGGGAGGAGGGAGATGAGATAGGACTGTACATGGTCTCTACAGGTACTGACGTGAACCCTGCCAACATCCTGAACAGCGTGGTGAACTATCCCTACACATATGATTCCTTGACGGGGAAGTTCTGGGGGGACGCCTTCTTCCCGGCAGACGGCACCGAGGTGGGTTTGTTTGCCTATTATCCCTACCGAAATACCCCAATCCTGAACGGAGGGTCCGCATACATCTACAAGGTGGACGTGAGGGAACAAGAGGATCCGTATGAAGATGATTTGATCTTCGCGCGTGTGGACGGGGTGGGCAAGGACGTGCCCGTAGACGTTGATCTCACCTTCCAGCACAAGCTTTCCAAGCTGACGCTGGTGATTAGTGCGGGGGAAGGGCTGGAAACGAGCGACCTTGCGGGGCTGAGCGTGGTTTACCAGAGCATGCCTACCATGGCTGAGATTAATTTTGAAGACGGGAGCATAAGCAACAGGCAGACGGATGCGGCAGGAGGAAAAGTGCCGGTGAACGCGGTGGGGACGGCAGGAGTGGCGATTATTGTGCCGCATGACGGAGTCACCTATCCACATAGGAAAATGGTCTTCACGCTCACCAGCACGGGAAAGACATATACGTGGAACATCCCGGACGCTAAGGTTTTCGAGGCGGGGTACCACAGCACCTACAGCGTGAAGCTCACGGGATGGGGCATTGATGTGGAGCCGGTGGGCGTGACGGCGTGGACGGACGGGGGGAACGGCTCGTTCAAACAGGAGAACATCCCGGACTACACCGGCACAGGTTTGCAGACAGACCCCTACATGATATATACGGCCTATGGGCTGATGCACCTGCTGGCGACATACGGCAGTACGGCCGACATTTACTACGAGCTGGCTCGTGACATAGAGCTGGGCGAGTACTTGGCTGCAAATTCCCTGACATGGCCGGCTATAAATTTCATGGGGAAGTTTGATGGGAAAGGGCATGTGGTCAACGGGCTGCGGATTACGTCTTCATCAGTAAATGTAGGTTTCTTTGCGTCGATGGCCATTAGCGCAAGCGTGTATAACCTTGGCCTGACGAACGTGGTGGTCAAGGGAACTGATACAGGTTTCAGTGAAGTTGGCGGCTTGGCGGGTGTGAATGAGGGGACGATAGAGGACTGCTTCGTGAGCGGGTATGTGGAGAGTCTTGCGGCTACAGGTTACACGGGAGGGCTGGTCGGATTAAATTTTCACGGCACCATCATGCGATCCGCGAGCTATGCGACGGTCGAGGGGGGAGCCTATGCAGGCGGCCTTGTCGGCTTCCATGAGGTAGGGTATATAGAGGACAGCGAGGTCATCGCCGAGAGAGTTCGTGGCACACAGTTCTCCGGGGGCTTGGCGGGTAAAATAGTGGATCAGAGCGTGATAACAGGCAGCCATGCCATTGTCAGGAACGTGAACAGCTCCATGGTGAACGGTTATGCCGGAGGATTTGCAGGAGCAGCCGACCTCTCGGAAATAACGAACAGCTATGCCGTGGTTGATTACGTGAGTGCCTTACAGGCCGGAGGGTTCGTAGGACTCAATGAACAGACGAACATCTCTTTCTCGTCTGATCGCGTCGATACCATCGTAGGAACGGTGGAAGGAAGATACTATGCCGGAGGGTTTGTCGGCAAGGCTGACAACAGCACCATCGAGGATGTATCGGTGGTCTTCGGTCGGGTGATTGCCACCGGATATCTCAGCGGTGATACAAGCACTGGTTCGGCAGGAGGTTTTGCCGGATATCTCACCGGAAGTGGTAGCAACACACTCAGGGGCAGTGCCAGGGGAAGGAACGCTTCTTCCAGGGTAGAAGGGTGGAAGAACGCCGGAGGCTTCGTGGGATTCATGGACAGCGGGGCGGTCGTCGGGAACAGTTCCGTGGACATGAGCGGAGGGACGGTCATGCTCGCCAGCGGCGCTAATACTCCTGCTGCCTATGTCGGCGGCTTTGTGGGATGCTACAGTTTTGCGACGATAAGCGATTCGACAGCGAATGTCGGACTGCTTGATGCCAAGAATGAAAACATTTATAATGCAGGCGGTTTCGTCGGTTACATGAATTACACGGAGGTTGACGAAGATACGTCCATGCTGGGTCTGAGCGTCACGATAGGGAGCATCGAGTCTACCGCTTTCCGTACTGGTGGCTTCGTGGGATTTCTCCATGGGGAAGATAAAGATAATGAGGTATCGATAAATGGCTTGGTGGCAAACATCGGTTCGATTGTGGTGACGGATTCGGGGAATGATGAGAGTGCCGGTGGTTTCATCGGAGTTCTAATAGGTGCATCGATATCCATGACTGATTCGATTGTCACGATAGGAAGCCTCAATTCCGACGCTGGATATACGGGTGGTTTTATCGGACAGATGGAGGGTGGGGCGATCAGCCATACTAATAGCACGGTGGGGACTCCGATAGCAAGCATCGGGGACATCACGGTCACCGACTCTGCTTTCTATGTGGGAGGATTTGCCGGATCCAGTGTAGCAGGAGAGGTAAGTCACGTCACAGTTGTCGTGGACGGTTCCATCACAGGAGGGGCTGCCGGTCACATCGGTGGTTTCGTCGGAAAGATTTCCGATGGCACTACGCTGACCAGTATCACGGCCATCGTTAACGGCTCCATTGAAGGAGGGGCTGGCAGTGCCATCGGCGGCTTCGCTGGCAGTTTGACCGAAGGGACGGTTGTCGAGAGCAGCGTCCTGGTCAGTGGAGATATCACAGGTTCGGCGGCTCATGTCGGCGGGTTTGTCGGGAGCGTCTGGTGGATTTTGGAGGTTGACAAGGGCAGCGTTCATGTTCTGGGGGACATCATAGGCGGGGAATGGGTCGGAGGGTTCGCCGGTTACATGTACGGGGAGGATTCCGTGATCAGCAACAGCCGTGCGGAAGTCGGCGGGGACATCCGCGGGACGAGGAACGTCGGTGGTTTTGTGGGGGGGATACCACACGACGAAGCACTGGTGACGGGGTTGCTGCTGATAGAGAAGAGCGCGGCAATCATCCATGGAGGCATCTTATATGAAGGTAGCGATACATCGTATACAAGTGGTGCCGGCGGATTCATCGGACTTCTGGGTTACGCGGACATCAAGGAGAGTTATGCACGGATAGACGGGGAAGTCACAGGCGGAAGCGCGACTGCGGCCGGAGGTTTCATCGGATATGATCACAGAGGGAATGTGGAAGACTCCTTCGTCCGTGTCAGTAAAGTCATGGGCTCCGGTTCTGTCGGCGGTTTCTATGGAGTGATGCAGAGCTCCGGTTCCGGACTCATCAAAAACGTCTACGTGGTCGTCGAATACGTAGAAGGAATAACCTACGTCGGTGGGTTCGCCGGTTACGTGAACGCGAACTTCGAGAACCTGAGAAGCATCGTTGCGATAATCACGGAGCATGTTGAGGCGTCTCAGCATGATCCAAAGGTAGGCGCCTTTGCCGGAGGTGTTTCCACCAATCCTAATAACACAACGTATGCACGGTATGTCTCGGAACTTTATGCGCCTGGAACGGTTCCGGAGCTGCGGTACACCGGAGTCAATCAAGCTCCTGTTATTGCTGAGAGTGTGGTGACTCCAAAGCCAAACATGACATTCCAGGAGGCGACCTTCTGGTCCACTTCCGCTAACTGGCCAAGCGCGCCATGGAATTCTACAATCTGGGAGTTTGATACCCCTGACGGTTATCCCGTGTTGAAGAATGCTCCGGCTCCGTCTGCTCCGTGA
- the coaE gene encoding dephospho-CoA kinase (Dephospho-CoA kinase (CoaE) performs the final step in coenzyme A biosynthesis.) codes for MIVIGVTGRTCAGKDSVTQALRAKGAVVIDVDALGHEALEANKNAVIQAFGQKILDESGKIDRKTLGRIVFSSPGKLKELEGINHPWMKAACREEIERMRKSGERIVVLNAALLHRMGLDALCSHVVFVRAFFCVRAYRAWKRDGLSLRRFLQRDKAQKDISPRCIHEDAEIHIISNTCGKGRINRQIRALCARIISGTVAH; via the coding sequence ATGATTGTCATAGGAGTCACCGGACGGACATGCGCAGGGAAAGACAGCGTGACACAAGCTCTGAGAGCGAAGGGAGCTGTCGTGATTGATGTAGACGCTCTTGGACATGAGGCGCTTGAAGCGAACAAAAATGCCGTGATACAGGCTTTCGGGCAGAAAATTCTCGATGAATCGGGAAAAATCGACCGCAAGACGCTGGGACGCATTGTTTTCTCATCGCCTGGTAAATTGAAGGAGCTTGAGGGAATCAATCATCCATGGATGAAGGCTGCGTGCCGTGAAGAAATTGAAAGGATGCGCAAAAGTGGCGAGCGGATCGTAGTCCTTAACGCCGCGCTCCTGCACCGGATGGGTCTTGATGCTCTCTGCTCCCATGTGGTATTCGTCCGTGCCTTTTTCTGTGTGCGTGCCTACCGTGCATGGAAGCGGGACGGATTATCCTTGAGACGGTTTTTACAGAGAGACAAAGCGCAGAAAGACATATCGCCACGATGCATCCATGAAGACGCTGAGATTCACATAATTTCCAACACGTGCGGAAAAGGTAGAATTAATCGACAAATCAGGGCATTATGTGCTAGGATTATTTCTGGAACCGTGGCACACTGA